Within Lolium rigidum isolate FL_2022 chromosome 5, APGP_CSIRO_Lrig_0.1, whole genome shotgun sequence, the genomic segment CTCCCCACCCCCTCCCCGAACAACCGCCCCTGCGTCTGGCagttcaacttccggggcttcgaCCCGCGCACGGACGTGGCGGCCGCCGACTCCATCGACCTGCTCCGGCGCAGCGGGATCGACTTCGCGCGCCACGCCGCCGACGGCGCGTGCGCGCGCCGCTTCGCCGAGCTGctcatgtcctccggcgtcgTGCTCAACCCGGAGATCCACTGGGTCACCTTCCACAGCGGCTACGACTTCGGGTACCTGCTCAAGCTGCTCACGGGGTCCTCCCTGCCCGACACCAGCGCGGGCTTCTTCGACCTCATCCGGATCTACTTCCCCGTCGTCTACGACATCAAGCACCTCATGCGCTTCTGCAACAGCCTCCACGGCGGCCTCAACAAGCTCGCCGAGCTGCTCGACGTCGAGCGGGTCGGGATCTGCCACCAGGCGGGATCTGACTCGCTGCTCACCGCGCTGTCGTTCAACAAGCTCAAGGATTCGTACTTCGGCGGGTTGACCGAGAGATACGCCGGTGTGTTGTATGGTCTAGGCACGGAGGGCGGGGAAACCACCTCTGTTCACTGAGTTATGGATAGTCAAAAATAAATCATCAACTTTTATTTATCACAAGAGAAATCTGTCTGTCTGTCTGCTCAAATGTGTGTGATTTTCTTCTGACTATCCTTTTACTTGGCGCCTGGTTAAAAGGTACCACTTTTCCCCCTTATACCTACCTGTGGTATTCCTCAATTGGCTCGTTTACATCACATGACACAGTTGGTTTTGCTTGGTAAAgttgattcaacataaaattctaCTATGCTTACCCTTCACACCATCTGTAGAGTTTAACAACATGTATCCCTTCTTTTCTCATTTCTTAGTATAAGCTTATCTAAAAGGAGTATATCAAATACTACTCGTTTTGTGCATTCCTTTTGGGGAATCGCCTACACCGGCAGGCGCATGGCTAACTGTGGCAGTCAAAGAAGCCACGATTATATCTCTAGTTAGTCCAGGTTATCTATTATATTTGATCTCTCAAATTAGTGTCATGCTACCATCTTTGTAGAATTCTGTTTAGTTTCAAAAGTAGCAATGACTGCTTTATGTGAAGAGGGGCATCATGTATTAGGGAAGTCAAACGGAAAAACCAAAAGGAAAATTTGCCAGGACATGCCAACCTCATTGTACCAGGGGCAAGACGATTTTGAGCGCCACCCTTTCTGGTTACGCCCATGAGCCCATCATCTTCTTTTGTTCCTCTGTCTCTTTTGATCATAGCATTTATGTAGCTTACAGAGTGAACCCTTTAGTTATGGTTATAAATGCTGTATTGTCCTGTAATAATCATTTTCTGGAAGTATGGACATTTAGGTTCGTGTGTTGGCTATTCAGTTCTTAACTGGTATGCATTTTTTTATCTGTGATCAGTGATTTTGCATCGACTTCCTGTTGAAGCTTACAGTTACATTTACATGTAACTTTGTAGTTCCCATATCATACACTTATTTCCATTCGCTCTTCTACGCCATTTTATGAGTTCCCCAATACCCCGGTCAATGAAGTACAGATCAGATAATGCTGAACTGAACTAGATGGTGAAGGATTGAGGAACACAAGTAGGTTTAAAAACCGATCATTTATATCACAGATGTTACATATGGAGCATGTTGTGCAATTGGCCAAGTGAGATGAGCTTTTGTCTCTGTGCATAACCACCAAAGTGATTTGTCTTTGCATTTGTGCTTTATGATCTGATGATCCCCGATTTTTTTTAATGTTCCCTTTGCTTCCCGCGTGTAATGTCCTTGCTTACTGCAGATTGTGTGCCAATAGCACCTCACTTTTAATCTTAAAATGGGAGCATCTCGTATATTGCTGCTATGGTATTCTGCCTTCTAAAATATATTCTACTGCATCTTGTATTTGCAAGTATATAGCTGTTTGTAACTTTGTTGGCATTGCTGTCTTGCATAATCAAAGGTTTGGTGAGAGGTTAGTTCCTAGGACAAGCCTGCTTTACTGTGCATCACTCATGATAAATCAGTGGTTTTTTGCTGTCTGGCAAGTGAATGTTCTCTTGATGTGTTTCTCATTTTTAAATGCACTGGTTATCCTGTGATGTCAATAGCTTTAGTGCGCCAGGCCCTTTATGCTGGTATATGTGAATGTAGAGTGTGCACCTGAACATCTGCTCAGTTTAGATTTTACAATGCTGGTCTCTGTGTTTTCTATGCAAACTCTTTGCTATTTCTTTGCTTCTTTTAAAGAGATATATTTGAAATTAACAAGAGCTGAATTAGAATCCAGCAATTTGCCTTACTCTAGTGTGACTCAGCAGAAAGATTGTTGATGTTAGTTATCCAAATTGAACTTTACCAGGCATTTGGTAATCTTTCTCAGAGTTGTAGTTTAGGTCTTGCTTTCCTTTTTGAAGAGATTTATAGTTTGATTTTGCATGCCAGAGAGAATTACCAGTATCTGCACTCCAGTATTAGTATAAGAGTTACCGCCACATCTACTGTATCACTTTACGTGGTCTATCTCTGTATAGCTTTTGGTTTCAGCGTTTCTTTTAGGAGGTTTTGCTTCCTGTTTGTATGAGCAAAAACATCTTCAAAGCAAGTGTTTCATGTGGATATCTGTATGATCATTTGTTCTGGTCTCAATTGGTCAGTGAATCTTGTATGACTTTTTTAAACAAAGGTGCGATTCTCTCCTCTTGCATTAGTGTGTGAGTTGAGATATGTTAGTTTATCTTCTTGGTTTACTGTTGAAATGGATCATTGCATCATTTGACACATGGTTAACATTTTGGGTTTCATGTCTTATCGGAGAATTTCTTCTGCTCCTTTACGACTGTTTGATGAACCTGCTGTTTCTGCTTCTACGCATGCCTGGCTTCTTTAGTAGCTGGTGCATGTCAGATGTCAATTGTATTTCTGAGATGCTATAGTTCGGATTCTCTGTCTGGTGATGATATTTCATCCAATCCCCATTCTATGAGTTCCTCGTCAACAAGCTGCAGATCAAACAATATTGAATTGAGCTAAATGGTAAAGGGATAGCAATACGTTTACATGGACCATGTTGGGTGCATATCAACTGGTAAGTGATATGGGAACTATATGTTCTTTCGGCTCTGTGCATAACCACTCAAATAGTTCAGAGAACAGTTCCTTTCTTGGTAATTTTTATGTGAATTTTATTAGGATTTGTACTTCATAATTCTGACGATTACTAATTTTATCATGTTCCCTTTGCTTCGCTTGCTTCTTGCTGTAGTGCCTTTGTTTACTGTAGATTGTTTGCCTGAATAGCTCCTCACTTTGAATATTATTATGGAGCTTCTCAGTTCTTTCTAGTACATCTTGTTTGTTGCTGCTACGTATTCATTCTACGGTAATATGGTTGTCTGAATCTTATGGGCCTTCCTAAATTACAGAGAGTTAATGCTTCATTAATCATCTTCATTAAGCATGTGCAGTACATAGCTCTTCGTAATTTTGTTGGTATTGCTGTTTGTGTAGCTCAATGGTTTGATGAGAGGCTTAGGCCCGAGGGCAACCCTATTTTACCGTGCATAACTCATGAGAAATCAGTCATTATTTGTCGCCAGGCAACTGATTCTTCTCTTGATGTGTTTCTTATTTTGTAATGTGGTGTCCATCCTGATAATTGATAGCTTTAGTGTGCCTTGTATTTCACGTTGGTGAGTATGAAGTGTGTGTTTCCTCTATTCAAATTTTGCAGTGTAAGACTGTTTTCAATGAACTCATATTGTTTTGCTTCTGCTTTTCTTGAACAAATAGCTTCAAAATCTACCAGAGGTGGGTTGGAAtcagaaatatttctttccaactCTGGTGTGATTCAGCAGCATGAGTATAGATGTTACTCATCCAGATCAAACTCATATCTACAATTTGAATGGTCAAGTTCTTCTGATGCCATTTTAATTTGTGCAGGCAGATCTGTGTTTTGTTGCTTCATTTTGCATGTAGTAGATGGTTACTGGTCCAACTATAACATCAGTATATATGTTCTGCTTCTGGATGATACCAGCCGTTGTCAGCATTTCTTTTTAAAGGTTTCGGCTTGAAAACATGATTCACAGCAAATATTTCAGATGGATATTTCTGATTGCTTGTTCCGTATTGAATATCCCAGTGCATCCTAATCTCCGTGTTGCTTGTGTAGCGAGTGATTTACTGTGTAGCTTGTCATTTTGATTTGAGAAGCTCTGCCTGTAGTTTCATCACTTTTCACGCAGCCCAGCCTTCTTCGATGAAGACGGAACCTAGGAGTACTGTTTACTGTGTAGCTTGTCATTTTGATTTGAGAAGCTCTGTTTGTAGTTTCATCACTTTTAGCTCAGCCCAGCCTTCTTTGATGAAGATGGAACCTAGGAGTACTGTTCGCTGTGTAGCTTATCATTTTGATTTAAGAAGTTTCGTCTGTAGCTTCATCATCCTTCTTTGAAGGTGGAATCTACTATGTCCGCTTCCATGTATGCCCGGCCGGTGCTTCAGTGCGGCAAAAGGCAGGCAGGATCATTGCATTATTTGACGCTTGACATATTGGTTTACATGCCTTATCGGAGAACTTCTTCTGCACCTTTAGGACTGTTTGATGTATAGTGTGGTCTTCTGTCCTGAAGATGAGACAAAACCTGCTGTTTTTGCTTGTACGCACGCCTGACTTCTTCAATAACTGGTGCTTTTTAGATGTCAATTGTGTTTCTGTGATGCGCTAGTTCTGAATCTGTATGTTCACAGAATGTTCATCCAACCCAATTGCAGATCCAACAATATTGAATCCAACTAAATGGTACTGGGATAGAAATAGGTTTACATGGACTATGTTTATATGCCCTTTTGACTCGGTGCATAACCACTGAAATATAGGTTAGAGAACTGATCCTTTGTAATTTCTATGTGAATTTTCTTAGGATTTGTGCTTCATAATTCTGAAGATCGCTAATTTTAGCATGTCCCTTTGCTTCGCTTGCTCCCGTTGGCCGTTGTAGTGCCTTTGCTTACTATAGATTATTTGCCTATTTGCCTCAATAGTTCCTCACATTGAATCTTTCTTATTATGGAGATATTCAGTTCTTTCTAGTACGTCTTGCTTGTTGTTGTCTTGCTTGTTGCTGCTACGTGTTCATTCTATGGTGATATGGTTGTCTGAATCTTATAGCCCTCGCTAAAGCACAAATAGTTCATGCTTCATCGAGCATGTCCCAACAGCCCAATACATAGCTCTTTGTAATTTTGATGGTATTACCGTTCTTGTAGCTCAATGGTTTGATTAGAGGCTTAGGCCTGAGGGCAACCCCGCTTTGCTGTGGGTCATTCATGAGAGAAATCAGTCATGTTTTTGCTACCAGGCAACTGAATCTTCTCTTGGCATGCTCATTGATTATTTTGTAATGCGGCGGTTATCCTGATGATGGACAGCCTTAGTGTGCCTAGTATTTCTTTGGTGAATTTGGACTGTGCACCTAAACATTTCCTGTATTTATTTTGTAATAATGTAGGCCTGCTTTCAATGTGCATTCTTGTTGTTTCTTCGCCCTTCTTAAACAAATGTAGCTTCAGAATCCACCAGAGGTGAATTGGAACGAACAATATATGTTTGCCAGCTCTGGTAGTGTGGTTCAGCAGAATGAACATACTGATGTTACTCACCCAGATCAAACTCTTCTCGAGGATGTCAGTTGTCATCCTTGGTTTCATTTTCGCCACTCCGGCATCTTCGTCTGAATGATTTATAGGTgggtttttttctatttttattcccTGAAATCAGACTTGTGTTTTGTAGCTTGACGTGTTGATGAGAGTTACCGCTAAACCTACAGCATCGGTATGCATGTTCTGCTTCTGTGTGACACCTGTCGTTAGCAGCGTTCATTTCTTTTAGGAGGTTTTGGATTGTGTTTGTGTACAAGTGAAAACGTGTTGGCAGCAAATATTTGAGATGGATATCTGTATTATGGTCACGTGGTGTATATGAAATTTCCCAGTTCACCCTACAGTATTTGTGAGGCATGTTAGGTATCCGTGTTTGCTTGTAGCTGATGTAGGTTCGTCTGCTGTTTCATCACTGTTTCACGCAGCCCAGACTTCTTCGATGAAGACGGATCTAGGTGTACTGTTTACCCTTCCACGCATGCTTTGCGGCCGGTGCCTCTCAGCTGTCAATTGACAATCGTGTTTTTTAAAGTATGGTGTGATTCTTGATTCAGGCCCGTCGGTGCGGCAAAAGGCAGGGGTCACTTGGAGCGTGGTTGGTTTGCCCGGTGTTCTACCCGCCACCGGGCGCGGTACTATTCGCCTCTCCTCGTCTAGCAAAGAACTCGGGGATTTGTTGTTTGTTGATGGAGTTCTGACTTACCTCCTTCTCTcctcctcgcgtcgccccctcctgGCGACCAGGGAGGGGAAACCCtagcgcaccgccgccgcccccctcccCTTCTCCCTCCCATCTCCGCCCCTCCTAGAGGCGCTACCGGGCTAAGCCcgcgacgccggtgaagggggcggtggGGATCTGAGCTCTCAGCTCCCCCCGCGGTGGCTCGATGGGCTCCCCTCGGTGGGCTCGCCATGGCTAAGGCGGCGGCTCGATGGGCTCCCCTCTCCGATGGCTGGCCTCTGGTCGGCGGTTTGGTGCGGGTGGTCTTGTCCGGCGGCTCCCTCGGTGGGGGCTCGGGACTGCGAGGcggcggccttgctcggtgaGGCGCCACCGGCTCCGACGGCGAGCGGTGGGCGCGGATGCGTTCCAGGATCTTGGTCGCGTGGGTGGCGAGGTTTCCGGCGGATGTTGGTCGTGGCGCGGGGCTGCTCCGGTGGCTGGCGGCGCCAGATCTGAAGCCACCTCACCTCGGTGCAGCCCACCATGCCGGATCTGGATCTCGAGGGCCTTGTGCCACTGGTTCCTTGGATGGAGGTGGTGCTGGTGGTTGGAAGTGGAGTTCGGGAGAAATCCCTTGGCCGGTCTCggcttcgacgacggcgacgcctgAGTGGCGCCGTTTTCCTCATTGGTGGCGACGTCGAGGTACTCCCTTCCCTCCACCCCACCCCTGTTGCGTTCCCGGGGTGAAAACCCTAACTTTGTTGGGCGGCGACGGTGCCACGGGCGTCGTGTTCTCCTTGGAGGCGCTGCTGTTGGGACCTCTCGGGGTGAGTGGTTGCTACCGTCGTGCAGTGTGGAGGTGGCAGTGTTGCTCGTCAACATTGGCCTTTTTTCATCAACGACCATGTCCACAGCTTCGGCTCTGCGTGGGTGAACCTCGGCGGGTGGCTTGGCTTCGCAAGGTGAGCTCGTGCTACGAGTGTTGGGGCTCTGTTCCAGCCCTAGTGCTAGGCTTGGTTCCTGCTGTGTGCTCTACTCAAGGGGAGCGTTTCCATTGCCGGCGGTTCGGCGTCCTTTCGAGCCAGGACGAGGGGGCAGGGGCCCTCTCCGGTCATGGAGGAGTACTGCAAGACGACAGATTGCTCCTGAGGCAGGCGGGTCTCCGCTGCTTCGCGTTCGATGCTTCGACCCTGCTCCACCTTCGTCGCTCCCGGGTGCTTCGTTTTCGCTTGAGGACATCCAGGTCTTCAGCTGggttccttgttttttttttgtgtttgttGTGGTATTGGATGTTGTAAGCGATTTCAGCATTCTTGTATCTTCCACCGtttgggctttattaatttaaagctcggCACTTTgtgtctctgatacgtctccgacgtatcgataatttcttatgttccatgccacattattgatgatatctacatgttttatgcatactttatgtcatatttatgcgttttccggaactaacctattgacgagatgccgaagtgccggttgctattttctcgctgtttttggtttcagaaatcctagtaaggaaatattctcggaattggacgaaatcaacgcccgtggtcctatttttccacgaagcttccggaagtccgaaggggaaatgaagtggggccacgaggtggggacacgatgagggcggcgcggcccaagccctggccgcgccggccaagtgtgtggtcccaccaggacccctccgaggctgcccttccgcctacttaaggtctccgtcgcgaaaaccctaaaacgttcgacgaaaccagagaaaacctttcagagccgccgccatcgcgaagccaagatctgggggacaggagtctctgttccggcacgccgtcgggacggggaagtgcccccggaaggctcctccatcgacaccaccgccatcttcatcaacgctgctgtctcccatgaggaggagtagttctccatcgaggctcggggctgtaccggtagctatgtggttaatctctctcctatgtgcttcaatacaataatctcatgagctgccttacatgattgagattcatatgatgatgcttgtaatctagatgtcattgtgctagtcaagtggattttacttatgtgatctccggagactccttgtcccacgtgtgtaaaggtgacgagtgtgtgcaccgtgtgggtctcttaggctatatttcacggaatacttattcaccgttatgaatggcatagtgaagtgcttatttatatctctttatgattgcaatgtgttttgtatcacaatttatctgtgtgctactctagtgatgttattaaagtagtttattcctcctgcacggtgtaatggtgacagagtgtgtgcatcgtgtagtacttggcgtaggctatgattgtgatctcttgtagattatgaagttaactatttctatgatagtattgatgtgatctattcctcctttcgtagtgtgaaggtgacagtgtgcatgctatattagtacttggtttggttatgttgatctgttatgcactctaaggttatttaaacatgaacattgaatattgtggagcttgttaactccggcattgagggttcgtgtaatcctacacgagttagtggtgttcatcatccaacaagagggtgtagagtctagcatctatctatttattctgttatgtgatcaatgttgagagtgtccactagtgaaagtatgatccctaggccttgttcctaaatattgctatcgtctgcttggttactcgttttatcgcatctttacttctccgcaatattactaccatcaatcgcacgccaggcaagcacttttcacggcgccgttactactgctcatattcattcataccacttgtatttcactatctcttcgccgaactagtgcacctattaggtgtgttggggacacaagagactccttgctttgtggttgcggggttgcatgagagggatatctttgacctcttcctccccgagttcgataaaccttgggtgatccacttaagggaaacttgctgctgttctacaaacctctcgctcttggaggcccaacactgtctacaagaatagaagcacccgtagacatcaagcacttttctggcgccgttgccggggaggaaaggtaaaaggtactcacactccggatctcgactactaagcacttttccggcatcgttgtaagtactcgaagctatttcctttagatcccgcaattgcatctttttgtttcttgtttacactaatttggcataatggacaacaatgagcttcttattctatttcctgatttaagacatggatggtttgatgtgaaaattaaaaaacccatggaacatattagtatgaacactttgaataccattgttgctaatgatatagaaagttctaagcttggggaagtctggttcgatgagcatgatctttttagtccccaagcattgaggagaaaatttactttgatgatactttgcctcctatttatgatgattataatgatagtagtcttttagtaccgcctcgttatggaggataaatttgattatgattacaatatgcctcctatatttgatgatgagaataataatgatagctactttgttgaatttgctcccactattaccaataaaattgactatgcttatgtggagggtaatgatacttttatgcatgcgaataaagatgttttatgtgatacttatattgttgagtttgctcatgatgctactggatattattatgagagaggaaaatatggttgtagaaattttcatgttactaaaacacctctctatatgctgaaatttttgaagctacacttgttttatctttctatgcttgttgcatcatgcttcatgaatttgtttatttacaagattccttttcataggaagcatgttaggcttaaatgtgtttttaatttgcctcttgatgctctctttttcttcaaatactatctcttgcgagtgcattattaaaactgctgagcccatcttaatggctataaagaaagaacttcttgggagataacccatgtgtttattttactagagtaattttgttttttattttgagtcttggaagttgttactactgtagctaactctccttatcttagttttgtgcctagttgtgccaagtaaagtcgttgatagtaaggttcatactatatttggattactgcgcagaaacagatttctttgctgtcacgaatctgggcctaattctctgtaggaaactcagaaaattatgccaatttacgtgagtgatcctcagatatgtacgcaactttcattcaattt encodes:
- the LOC124653601 gene encoding probable CCR4-associated factor 1 homolog 7, encoding MATPAVEKPEGVEIREVWADNLEAEFAVIRDIVDDYPYVAMDTEFPGVVCRPLGTFKSPADFNYATLKANVDMLKLIQLGLTFSDAHGALPTPSPNNRPCVWQFNFRGFDPRTDVAAADSIDLLRRSGIDFARHAADGACARRFAELLMSSGVVLNPEIHWVTFHSGYDFGYLLKLLTGSSLPDTSAGFFDLIRIYFPVVYDIKHLMRFCNSLHGGLNKLAELLDVERVGICHQAGSDSLLTALSFNKLKDSYFGGLTERYAGVLYGLGTEGGETTSVH